The window AGTTGATGAAGGAAGCCGCGGAATTTTTAATAGGGACACATGACTTTACAAGCTTCTGTTCCTCAAAAACCGCTACAACCAATAAAGTCAGAACGATAAGGACGCTTGAGCTAGAAAAGCAAGGTGATTATCTTGTCATGACAATCGAAGGAAACGGTTTTTTATATAATATGGTTCGAAGCATTGCAGGTATGCTTCTTGTAGTAGGGAACGGCTGGAAAACTCCGGGGGACGTCAAGCAAATACTTGAATCTTGCAGTCGTAAAGCGAACGTTAAAACCGCGCCGGCACACGGTTTGTACTTGCAAAAAGTGAGCTACGAGGACTGAGGCAACTTTTCCTGGTGTTTTTCGGATAACCGCTTGACTTAATGTGGAATTCGGTATAAGATGAGTAATGGTATTTCAATAACCCCACAAATAAGCCCCGGAAGGTATACTTGTGTTTAGGGATAGAGAAAACGGGAACTAATAGATATTCATTTAGGAGGATAAAATTATGCGTACAACATTCATGGCTAAAGGTCACGAAGTAGAGCGTAAATGGCTCGTTGTCGACGCTGAAGGACAGACGCTTGGTCGTCTTGCTTCTGAAGTTGCATCACTTTTGCGCGGCAAACATAAACCTACGTTCACACCACACGTTGATACAGGTGACCATGTCATCATCATCAATGCAGAAAAAATACATCTTACAGGTAACAAATTGAAAGACAAAATTTACTACCGTCACTCAGGTTATACGGGTAGCATGAAACAACGTACTGCTCTTGAAATGCGTACGAACTACCCAACAAAAATGCTTGAACTTGCAATTAAAGGAATGCTTCCAAAAGGTCCTTTAGGCCGTCAAACATACAGAAAACTTAACGTATACGCTGGACCGGATCACCCGCACGCAGCACAACAACCAGAAGTATTCGTACTTCGCGGTTAATTAAGAGGAGGAAACAACTTGGCACAAGTACAATATCTCGGCACAGGCCGTCGTAAAAGCTCAGTAGCTCGTGTACGTCTAGTTCCTGGAGATGGCACAATTATCATCAACAACCGCGACGTAGAAGACTACGTACCGTTCGCGACA of the Sporosarcina sp. FSL K6-1508 genome contains:
- the rplM gene encoding 50S ribosomal protein L13 — protein: MRTTFMAKGHEVERKWLVVDAEGQTLGRLASEVASLLRGKHKPTFTPHVDTGDHVIIINAEKIHLTGNKLKDKIYYRHSGYTGSMKQRTALEMRTNYPTKMLELAIKGMLPKGPLGRQTYRKLNVYAGPDHPHAAQQPEVFVLRG